Proteins from one Ornithobacterium rhinotracheale genomic window:
- a CDS encoding DHH family phosphoesterase, with amino-acid sequence MFTESQIQELKKILQTPKKIVVIPHKNPDGDAIGSTVALAQILIKMGHKAEVVSPNDFPKFLKFMPYAKTVFNSEFNPQGAEIKIKNAEIIFLLDFNTIDRIEPLGPAVKKAKAFKILIDHHQQPEQFDLVYSDTEMPATCEMIYHLAEQMNWTEFIDEDIATCLYTGLLTDTGNFRFPSVKASTLEVAAQLVRKGALPYKIQDEIFDTATEARLKLLSHFLGNMQLFPEYKTALFTLSREELLSNGFQKGDTDAFVNYGLNLKGYVFSVFMAEDTQKDFVKISFRSKEDFDVSELARTHFSGGGHINAAGGRSELSLEETVKKFIDLLPNYAEKLKNTLA; translated from the coding sequence ATGTTTACAGAATCTCAGATACAAGAACTTAAAAAAATACTCCAAACGCCTAAAAAAATCGTAGTGATTCCGCACAAGAATCCCGATGGCGATGCCATTGGATCCACGGTAGCCTTGGCTCAAATTTTAATCAAAATGGGACACAAGGCAGAAGTCGTGAGCCCAAATGATTTTCCTAAGTTTTTGAAATTCATGCCTTATGCCAAGACGGTTTTCAATTCAGAATTCAATCCACAAGGTGCTGAGATTAAAATAAAAAATGCCGAAATTATATTTTTGCTAGATTTTAATACCATCGATAGGATAGAGCCTCTGGGCCCCGCGGTGAAGAAGGCGAAGGCGTTTAAAATCTTAATCGACCACCACCAGCAGCCCGAGCAATTTGATTTGGTGTACTCCGATACCGAGATGCCCGCTACCTGCGAGATGATATATCATTTGGCTGAGCAAATGAACTGGACGGAATTCATTGACGAGGACATCGCTACTTGCTTGTACACAGGATTGCTCACCGATACGGGAAATTTCAGATTTCCGTCGGTCAAGGCCTCTACCTTGGAGGTGGCGGCGCAATTGGTGCGCAAGGGAGCGCTCCCTTATAAGATTCAAGATGAGATTTTTGATACCGCCACGGAGGCTCGCCTTAAATTGTTGAGCCACTTTTTGGGCAATATGCAATTGTTTCCCGAGTACAAAACGGCACTTTTCACTTTAAGCCGAGAGGAATTGCTCAGCAATGGATTCCAGAAAGGTGATACCGATGCTTTTGTAAATTATGGTTTAAATTTAAAAGGATATGTATTTTCTGTCTTTATGGCAGAAGACACGCAAAAGGATTTTGTCAAAATTTCATTTAGGTCTAAAGAAGATTTTGATGTAAGCGAATTGGCACGCACGCATTTTAGCGGGGGCGGTCATATCAACGCAGCAGGAGGGCGTTCGGAGCTTAGCCTAGAAGAAACTGTAAAAAAATTCATAGATTTGTTGCCTAATTATGCTGAAAAACTCAAAAATACTTTGGCTTAG
- a CDS encoding FKBP-type peptidyl-prolyl cis-trans isomerase, with the protein MLKNSKILWLSLIALGACTHNPPQYPSQYKKGGFMEYSKQFNRDLKNLENQYFEAYMQAHPSQEFVNTQSGFKMTKTQLGEKNTQDNDTIVYTYVIKDLQDSVLYSASEIGKKKQVMGKAEMLIGIEYALKRMNAGEKAALLLPSSLAYGANGDGNKIGANEPLVIELELIENKNK; encoded by the coding sequence ATGCTGAAAAACTCAAAAATACTTTGGCTTAGCCTAATCGCCTTGGGGGCTTGCACGCACAACCCGCCACAATATCCGTCTCAATACAAAAAAGGCGGATTTATGGAATATTCTAAGCAATTTAATCGTGATTTAAAAAACTTAGAAAATCAATATTTTGAAGCCTACATGCAAGCGCATCCCTCCCAGGAATTTGTGAATACACAATCAGGTTTTAAAATGACGAAAACGCAGTTGGGCGAAAAAAATACTCAAGACAACGATACAATTGTTTATACCTATGTCATAAAAGATTTGCAGGACAGTGTGCTGTATTCTGCTTCGGAAATTGGCAAAAAAAAGCAAGTAATGGGCAAGGCAGAAATGCTAATTGGCATAGAATATGCCTTGAAAAGAATGAACGCGGGCGAAAAGGCTGCCCTGCTTTTGCCTTCGTCTTTGGCGTATGGTGCCAACGGAGATGGCAATAAAATCGGAGCCAATGAGCCTTTAGTGATAGAACTAGAATTAATTGAAAATAAAAATAAGTGA
- a CDS encoding peptidylprolyl isomerase, translating to MKNLKTILIVCLAGLFLTRCTSIPKFMSKEEFKNLDDGLYANMETSKGNMLIKLYEQEAPMTVANFIGLAEGVKENKAKKKGVPYYDGLIFHRVIKDFMIQGGDPQGTGVGGPGYDFEDEVDNDLKHDQKGVLSMANSGPNTNGSQFFITEVPTPWLDGRHTIFGQVVKGLDVIDTIANVEKNAQDKPKEDIKINKVEIVRKGDAYKKYDANKAFEKAKADHQAKLEEAKRKREEEMKKEVQRIKDLSAKAESTPSGLKYVVLEEGTGEKPKKGDNIDVHYNLRLADGRKLDSSYDRNQPLNIDVGLTGLIQGWMEALTMFNRGSKVFLIIPPQLGYGAQGAGGVVPPNATLFFDMEVLDK from the coding sequence GTGAAAAATTTAAAAACAATTTTAATAGTATGCCTTGCGGGCTTATTCCTCACAAGGTGTACCTCAATTCCAAAATTTATGAGTAAAGAAGAATTTAAAAATTTAGACGATGGCTTATATGCCAACATGGAAACCTCTAAGGGCAACATGCTAATTAAATTATACGAGCAAGAAGCGCCTATGACAGTGGCAAACTTTATCGGTTTGGCAGAAGGCGTAAAAGAAAATAAAGCCAAGAAAAAAGGCGTTCCGTATTACGACGGATTGATTTTCCACCGAGTGATCAAAGATTTTATGATTCAAGGGGGAGACCCACAAGGTACAGGCGTGGGGGGTCCTGGATACGACTTTGAAGATGAGGTAGACAATGACTTAAAACATGATCAAAAAGGAGTGCTTTCTATGGCGAATTCGGGTCCTAATACCAACGGTAGTCAGTTTTTTATAACTGAGGTGCCTACGCCATGGTTAGATGGCAGACACACAATTTTTGGACAAGTGGTAAAAGGATTGGATGTCATTGATACCATTGCCAATGTAGAGAAAAACGCACAAGACAAGCCAAAAGAAGACATCAAAATCAACAAAGTAGAAATCGTGCGTAAAGGAGACGCCTACAAAAAATATGATGCCAATAAAGCATTTGAAAAAGCTAAAGCCGATCACCAAGCTAAACTAGAAGAAGCCAAAAGAAAAAGAGAAGAAGAAATGAAAAAAGAAGTACAAAGAATAAAAGATTTAAGCGCAAAAGCTGAATCTACTCCAAGCGGATTAAAATATGTAGTGCTTGAAGAAGGCACAGGCGAAAAACCTAAAAAAGGAGATAATATCGATGTTCACTATAACCTTCGCCTTGCCGATGGTAGAAAATTAGATTCATCTTACGATAGAAATCAGCCTTTAAATATCGATGTTGGATTAACTGGTTTAATCCAAGGTTGGATGGAAGCGCTTACCATGTTCAATCGTGGTAGTAAAGTATTTTTAATCATTCCGCCACAATTGGGTTATGGAGCACAAGGAGCAGGTGGAGTGGTTCCGCCAAATGCTACTTTGTTCTTTGACATGGAAGTTTTAGACAAATAA
- a CDS encoding Nif3-like dinuclear metal center hexameric protein: protein MQIKEIIQSLEKWAPTAYAESFDNVGLQLGDKEKYIEKALVAFEITEEVLVEAIENQAELIITFHPLIFGGLKSITGKNRVERVLLKAIKHDIAIYAMHTNLDAQLMGVNHEIGKQLGLNDLKILIPNKETLFKLSFFVPQNDAEKVKKSLFEANLGVIGNYTECSFSTQGKGTFKPNDSANPYLGKSNVREEVEEERVEILIKKHEIGKAIQALKQNHPYEEVAYDIFPLANEDPATGMGQIGELPEAVSAEEFNQLLKKVFGTPCIKTSALVGKKIKKVAVLGGSGAFAIGAAKASGADAFVTADLKYHDFFLAENQLLLCDVGHYESEQFNKFYITRYLSEIFSNFAILTSKVNTNPINYF from the coding sequence ATTCAAATCAAAGAAATCATACAATCTCTTGAAAAATGGGCGCCTACGGCTTATGCCGAGTCGTTCGACAATGTGGGGCTGCAGCTCGGCGACAAAGAAAAATATATCGAAAAAGCATTAGTCGCTTTTGAAATTACCGAAGAAGTTTTAGTCGAAGCGATTGAAAATCAAGCAGAATTAATTATCACATTTCACCCGTTGATTTTTGGCGGACTCAAAAGCATAACGGGCAAAAATCGTGTGGAGCGCGTTTTGCTCAAAGCCATTAAGCACGATATTGCGATTTATGCCATGCACACCAATCTCGATGCGCAGCTCATGGGCGTAAACCACGAAATCGGAAAACAATTAGGCTTAAATGATTTAAAAATCCTCATTCCGAATAAGGAAACTTTGTTTAAACTCAGTTTTTTTGTGCCACAAAATGACGCCGAAAAAGTCAAAAAATCACTTTTTGAAGCGAATTTGGGCGTCATCGGCAACTACACCGAATGCAGTTTTAGCACGCAAGGGAAAGGTACTTTTAAACCCAATGATTCAGCCAATCCGTATTTAGGAAAATCCAATGTGCGTGAGGAAGTAGAGGAGGAGCGCGTGGAGATTTTAATCAAAAAACACGAAATCGGGAAAGCGATTCAGGCTTTGAAACAAAATCACCCATACGAGGAAGTGGCCTATGATATTTTTCCTTTGGCGAACGAAGATCCTGCTACAGGCATGGGACAAATTGGCGAATTACCTGAAGCCGTGAGCGCCGAGGAATTTAACCAATTGCTCAAAAAAGTTTTTGGAACTCCGTGCATTAAAACTTCTGCTTTGGTCGGTAAGAAAATCAAAAAAGTGGCTGTTTTGGGCGGCTCGGGCGCGTTTGCCATCGGTGCTGCAAAAGCTTCAGGTGCAGATGCTTTCGTGACGGCAGATTTGAAATATCATGATTTTTTCTTAGCAGAAAATCAGCTGTTATTGTGCGATGTAGGGCATTATGAATCAGAACAATTCAATAAATTTTATATAACACGCTATCTTTCAGAAATTTTTAGTAATTTTGCAATCCTTACCTCTAAGGTAAATACAAACCCAATTAATTATTTTTAA
- a CDS encoding zinc ribbon domain-containing protein produces MAKNKSTEATVEEKLRGLYNLQLIDSRLDEIRNTRGELPLEVQDLEDDIAGKEKRYASTELDVEALEVKIKEEKDAMKEAATLIKKYTKQQDNVRNNREFEALSKEIEYQELEIEHSEKKIKEFNAKIAFLKEKQEDLQQKIKDYQEYLDHKKSELDNIVKETEKEEAKLNELAEEYSQEIDPKLLKAYQKIRSSVKNGLAVVAVERGASAGSFFTIPPQRQLEIAMRKKIILDEHSGRILVDAELANEQKEVMDKIINA; encoded by the coding sequence ATGGCTAAAAATAAAAGCACTGAAGCGACCGTAGAAGAAAAGCTAAGAGGCTTATACAACCTACAATTAATTGATTCTCGTTTAGACGAAATCCGCAACACGAGAGGAGAACTTCCATTAGAAGTTCAGGACTTGGAAGATGACATCGCAGGAAAAGAGAAACGCTATGCCTCTACGGAGCTAGATGTTGAAGCGCTTGAGGTGAAAATCAAAGAGGAGAAAGATGCGATGAAAGAAGCAGCTACTTTGATTAAAAAATATACAAAACAACAAGATAATGTGCGCAACAATCGTGAGTTTGAGGCATTGTCTAAAGAGATTGAATACCAGGAGCTTGAAATAGAGCATAGTGAGAAAAAAATCAAAGAATTTAATGCTAAAATCGCTTTTTTGAAAGAAAAACAAGAGGATTTACAGCAAAAAATCAAAGATTATCAAGAATATTTAGACCACAAAAAATCTGAACTTGATAATATTGTAAAAGAAACTGAAAAAGAAGAAGCTAAATTAAACGAATTGGCAGAAGAATATAGCCAGGAGATTGATCCGAAACTATTGAAAGCATATCAAAAAATTCGTTCGTCTGTGAAAAATGGATTGGCTGTAGTAGCTGTGGAGAGAGGTGCTTCTGCGGGATCTTTCTTTACTATTCCACCGCAGCGCCAATTGGAAATTGCTATGCGTAAAAAAATTATATTAGATGAGCATAGTGGTAGAATCTTGGTAGATGCTGAACTTGCCAATGAGCAAAAAGAAGTGATGGACAAAATCATTAATGCTTAA
- a CDS encoding STM3941 family protein, with protein sequence MRERRIEENKSKVFLALIICWVFVAVSIWILLAPESADDEFFKSVFVKIIAYTGIVFFGIIGVLGSIQLLSKKSTLIINEKGITDNTTMVSLGFIPWDEIQQIQMTDVMNQRFLMVILKDPKRNIARQKNPLKKILNKLNYRLYGFPSII encoded by the coding sequence ATGAGAGAAAGAAGAATTGAAGAAAATAAAAGCAAAGTTTTTTTGGCGCTCATCATATGTTGGGTGTTCGTGGCCGTTAGTATTTGGATATTGTTGGCGCCAGAAAGCGCAGATGATGAATTTTTTAAAAGTGTATTCGTTAAAATTATCGCCTATACGGGAATAGTGTTTTTCGGAATTATAGGTGTTCTTGGTTCGATCCAATTATTGAGTAAAAAGTCTACTCTCATTATCAACGAAAAAGGGATTACAGACAACACAACGATGGTTTCTTTGGGATTTATTCCTTGGGACGAAATCCAACAAATTCAAATGACAGATGTGATGAATCAACGATTTTTGATGGTAATTTTAAAAGATCCCAAACGCAATATTGCACGCCAAAAGAATCCACTTAAAAAAATACTTAATAAATTAAATTATAGATTATACGGTTTCCCGTCAATAATTTAA
- a CDS encoding IS1380-like element IS612 family transposase gives MAKIQIKSEKLTPFGGIFSIMEKFDSMLSPVIDSTLGQRCSSIFGYQFSEIVRSLMSVYFCGGSCVEDVTSQLMRHLSYHPTLRTCSSDTILRAIKELTQENISYTSDQGKTYDFNTADKLNTLLINALVSTGELKEIEEYDVDFDHQFLETEKYDAKPTYKKFLGYRPGVYVIGDKIVYIENSDGNTNVRFHQADTHKRFFALLESQNIRVNRFRADCGSCSKEIVSEIEKHCKHFYIRANRCSSLYNDIFALRGWKTEEINGIQFELNSILVEKWEGKCYRLVIQRQRRNSGDLDLWEGEYTYRCILTNDYKSSTRDIVEFYNLRGGKERIFDDMNNGFGWSRLPKSFMAENTVFLLLTALIHNFYKTIMSRLDTKAFGLKKTSRIKAFVFRFISVPAKWIMTARQYVLNIYTENRAYAKPFKTEFG, from the coding sequence ATGGCAAAAATACAAATTAAATCTGAGAAACTCACACCTTTTGGAGGAATTTTTTCAATCATGGAGAAATTTGACTCCATGCTTTCACCCGTTATCGACTCAACACTGGGTCAGAGATGCAGCAGTATCTTCGGATATCAGTTCAGCGAGATAGTCCGTTCGCTGATGAGCGTTTATTTCTGTGGCGGCTCATGCGTGGAAGATGTAACGTCACAACTGATGCGCCATCTCTCGTATCATCCTACCCTTCGTACATGCAGCTCTGATACCATCCTCAGAGCCATCAAGGAACTGACACAGGAAAACATCTCCTATACTTCCGACCAAGGCAAGACCTATGATTTCAATACTGCAGACAAACTCAACACATTGCTTATAAACGCTTTGGTTTCTACAGGCGAGTTGAAGGAAATTGAGGAATACGATGTTGACTTTGACCATCAGTTTCTTGAAACGGAGAAGTATGATGCAAAACCGACCTACAAAAAGTTCCTCGGCTACAGGCCTGGCGTATATGTTATCGGTGACAAGATAGTCTATATCGAGAACAGCGATGGCAACACGAATGTGCGTTTTCATCAGGCAGACACCCATAAGAGATTCTTCGCTCTTCTGGAATCCCAGAACATCCGTGTAAATCGCTTCAGGGCAGACTGCGGTTCCTGCTCGAAGGAAATCGTCAGTGAGATAGAGAAGCATTGCAAACATTTCTACATCCGTGCCAACCGATGCAGTTCGCTCTACAATGACATCTTTGCTCTGAGAGGATGGAAGACGGAGGAGATTAACGGCATCCAGTTCGAACTCAATTCCATTCTCGTTGAGAAATGGGAAGGCAAGTGCTATCGTCTTGTCATCCAGAGACAAAGACGCAACAGTGGCGACCTTGACCTATGGGAAGGCGAATACACTTACCGTTGTATTCTGACCAACGATTACAAGTCATCGACAAGGGACATTGTTGAATTCTACAATCTGCGTGGCGGCAAGGAACGTATCTTTGACGACATGAACAACGGATTCGGTTGGAGCAGGCTCCCCAAGTCATTCATGGCGGAGAATACTGTCTTTCTTCTGCTTACTGCATTGATACACAATTTCTACAAGACCATCATGAGCAGGCTTGACACCAAGGCTTTTGGGCTCAAGAAAACGAGTCGCATAAAGGCTTTTGTCTTCAGATTCATCTCCGTACCTGCCAAGTGGATCATGACTGCAAGGCAATACGTGCTGAATATCTACACAGAGAACCGCGCTTATGCAAAACCCTTCAAAACAGAATTCGGATAA
- a CDS encoding acyltransferase family protein: MDKTLTTKIKGVAILIMLFLHLFNKSKDYISFLKINGEPLFHLLSKYTMICVPFYLILGGYGLYKTYEKNKNNISLKKNFSRVFLLYCNLWIVLAVFVSIGSFIKPEKYPGDISTFLLNFIGLECSYNFEWWFLLPYSILMFFTPIIFKLIDRFKLYFVFFTLILGYAVSFYISIKVKNNINHNQILELLITTISLLSAFTIGAFEAKMNFFSKLNQKINKSIIIPIALIILLVFISVINPKPFALTTLIAWGSFYAWGFLINNLDFKKSILPKIRNYHPIHD, translated from the coding sequence ATGGACAAAACTTTAACCACCAAAATCAAAGGAGTCGCAATATTAATAATGCTATTCTTACATTTATTCAATAAATCAAAAGATTACATTTCATTTTTAAAAATCAATGGAGAACCATTATTCCATTTATTATCAAAATACACAATGATTTGTGTTCCATTCTACTTAATACTTGGAGGATATGGTCTTTATAAAACTTACGAAAAAAATAAAAATAATATTAGTCTAAAGAAAAATTTTAGTCGTGTCTTTCTCCTTTATTGTAATTTATGGATAGTTCTTGCAGTTTTTGTATCGATAGGCAGCTTTATAAAGCCTGAAAAATACCCAGGAGACATCTCAACATTTCTTTTAAACTTTATTGGATTGGAATGCTCATATAATTTTGAGTGGTGGTTTTTATTACCTTATTCTATTCTCATGTTTTTCACTCCAATAATTTTCAAATTAATTGACAGATTTAAATTATATTTTGTATTTTTCACTTTAATATTGGGATATGCAGTATCTTTTTACATCTCTATAAAGGTGAAAAATAACATAAACCACAATCAGATTTTAGAACTGTTAATAACAACTATTAGTCTTTTGTCTGCATTTACTATTGGGGCATTTGAAGCTAAAATGAATTTTTTCTCTAAATTAAATCAAAAAATCAACAAAAGTATTATTATACCAATTGCGTTAATTATTTTACTTGTATTTATTAGCGTCATAAATCCTAAACCTTTTGCATTAACAACCTTAATTGCATGGGGATCATTTTATGCATGGGGCTTTTTGATTAATAATTTAGACTTTAAAAAATCAATTTTACCTAAAATCCGCAACTATCATCCAATACACGATTAA
- a CDS encoding ABC transporter permease: MKQIWLVTKREFLVEVRKKSFIILTIAMPFLIVLFGLVIGFLNMANNETNRIAVIDESGLFERTFESNEHNQYTFYAPKEFNGLKDSILISKSLTGILFIPRTDSTFTNLKNGIEFISNKNIGVSLIPTIEKKIEKTLTEINLKRKGITTQDLDEAEASVKIAVTQESDDGSKSTDQMQEGVKSIFSGILMYATFMFIMMYGVRVMRSVIEEKNNRVVEIIISSVKPFNLMMGKILGSTLVAITQFAIWIVLILAFLMISPALIDSFFAPAQQLGDMATTTKVGDFSEIKEIIHTILNMNIPLIVSVFFIYFFFGYLFYSSLFAAIGASVESDTETQQFMWLGILPLMLGLYGSISIFENPDGPVGYWFSIIPFTSPVTMMARISFGVPTEQLFLSIGLLIGSVFLMVWFAAKIYRVGILMYGKKPSIKEWLKWLKY, translated from the coding sequence ATGAAACAAATTTGGCTAGTTACAAAACGAGAATTTCTAGTAGAAGTTCGTAAAAAATCTTTTATCATTCTCACAATCGCCATGCCGTTTTTAATCGTGCTTTTCGGCTTGGTTATCGGATTTTTAAACATGGCAAACAACGAGACCAATCGCATTGCCGTGATTGATGAATCTGGGCTTTTTGAAAGAACTTTTGAGAGCAATGAGCATAATCAATACACCTTTTATGCACCAAAAGAGTTTAATGGATTAAAAGATAGCATCCTTATTTCCAAATCCTTAACGGGAATTTTATTTATCCCAAGAACCGATAGCACTTTTACTAATTTAAAAAATGGCATTGAATTTATTTCAAATAAAAACATAGGCGTTTCGCTCATCCCTACAATTGAAAAGAAAATCGAAAAGACGCTTACCGAAATCAATCTTAAACGCAAAGGCATCACTACACAAGATTTGGACGAAGCCGAAGCGAGCGTAAAAATCGCTGTAACGCAAGAATCCGACGACGGAAGCAAAAGCACCGACCAGATGCAGGAAGGTGTAAAATCCATATTTTCAGGAATTTTAATGTATGCCACCTTTATGTTTATCATGATGTATGGTGTGCGTGTAATGCGTAGCGTGATCGAAGAGAAAAACAACCGAGTGGTAGAAATCATCATCTCTAGCGTGAAACCTTTTAACCTGATGATGGGAAAAATCTTGGGGTCCACATTAGTAGCTATAACGCAATTTGCAATATGGATTGTTCTGATTTTGGCTTTTTTAATGATTTCTCCTGCACTGATTGATTCATTCTTTGCCCCTGCACAGCAATTGGGAGATATGGCTACGACTACTAAGGTAGGGGATTTTTCCGAAATCAAGGAGATTATTCACACCATTCTGAACATGAATATCCCGTTGATTGTTTCGGTATTCTTTATTTACTTCTTCTTTGGCTATTTATTTTACAGTTCGCTATTTGCCGCCATTGGGGCATCGGTGGAGAGCGACACCGAAACACAACAATTTATGTGGCTCGGGATTTTGCCTTTAATGCTTGGTCTATATGGCTCGATAAGTATTTTTGAAAATCCAGACGGCCCTGTGGGGTATTGGTTCAGTATCATTCCATTCACATCACCCGTTACGATGATGGCTAGAATCAGTTTTGGCGTTCCGACTGAGCAACTTTTTCTTTCCATTGGATTACTTATAGGTTCCGTATTTTTAATGGTTTGGTTTGCTGCAAAAATCTACCGAGTGGGTATATTGATGTATGGCAAAAAGCCATCCATCAAAGAATGGCTAAAATGGTTAAAATATTGA
- a CDS encoding ABC transporter ATP-binding protein encodes MESLLIAKNISKKYGNKVALNDFSIEIPKASIYGLLGPNGAGKTTFIRIINQITMPDTGEIILDGEKLAPKHISAIGYMPEERGLYKNMKVGEQAIYLAQLKGLSKNDAKQKLKYWFDKLDIGSWWNKKLSELSKGMGQKIQFIVTVLHAPKLLIFDEPFSGFDPVNANIIRDEILELKEKGTTIIFSTHRMESVEEMCDYVALINKSNKVLDGEIQSVRNSFKKGDFKIGLKITSPDAWQNFKAQHKITDLIENEDYASFTTRKEQSDNTLLQELCTLGVVGEYSEIIPSMNEVFINAVNQSL; translated from the coding sequence ATGGAATCGCTTTTAATTGCAAAAAATATCAGCAAGAAATATGGCAATAAGGTAGCACTAAACGATTTTAGCATAGAAATTCCTAAAGCATCGATTTATGGACTATTGGGACCAAACGGCGCAGGAAAAACTACTTTCATCCGTATTATCAACCAAATCACAATGCCCGACACGGGCGAAATCATACTCGATGGGGAAAAATTAGCCCCAAAACATATTTCTGCGATTGGCTATATGCCAGAAGAGCGCGGGCTGTACAAAAATATGAAAGTGGGAGAACAAGCCATTTATCTCGCTCAGCTTAAAGGGCTTTCCAAAAACGACGCCAAACAAAAACTCAAATATTGGTTTGATAAGCTAGACATTGGTAGCTGGTGGAATAAAAAACTCTCTGAACTTTCTAAAGGAATGGGGCAAAAAATTCAATTTATCGTTACCGTATTGCACGCTCCAAAACTTTTGATTTTTGATGAGCCATTCAGTGGGTTCGATCCCGTAAATGCCAACATTATCCGTGATGAAATTTTAGAATTAAAAGAAAAAGGCACGACTATTATTTTTTCTACGCACCGCATGGAAAGTGTAGAAGAAATGTGCGATTATGTGGCTCTTATCAATAAATCCAACAAGGTGCTGGATGGTGAAATTCAATCGGTGAGAAATTCCTTTAAAAAAGGAGATTTTAAAATCGGACTAAAAATCACTTCGCCAGATGCTTGGCAAAACTTTAAGGCACAACACAAAATAACAGATTTAATTGAAAACGAGGATTATGCAAGCTTTACTACTAGAAAAGAACAAAGCGACAACACACTCTTGCAAGAACTTTGCACGCTAGGGGTTGTCGGAGAGTATTCCGAAATCATCCCAAGTATGAACGAAGTATTTATAAACGCTGTAAATCAATCGCTATGA